Proteins encoded together in one Sulfitobacter pontiacus window:
- a CDS encoding F0F1 ATP synthase subunit C gives MEGELAQMGQFIGAGLTAFGMGGAAIGVGNVAGNYLAGALRNPSAAAGQTATLFIGIAFAEALGIFSFLVALLLMFAV, from the coding sequence ATGGAAGGCGAACTCGCACAAATGGGCCAATTCATTGGCGCAGGTCTGACAGCATTCGGCATGGGTGGCGCAGCCATCGGTGTGGGCAACGTTGCAGGCAACTACCTGGCTGGCGCACTGCGCAACCCATCTGCTGCTGCTGGTCAAACAGCAACTCTGTTCATCGGCATCGCCTTTGCAGAAGCCCTGGGGATCTTCTCGTTCCTCGTCGCTCTGCTGCTGATGTTCGCTGTCTAA